Proteins encoded in a region of the Saccharomyces eubayanus strain FM1318 chromosome V, whole genome shotgun sequence genome:
- the PAU2 gene encoding seripauperin PAU2: MVKLTSIAAGVAAIAAGVAAAPATTTLAPSDERVNLVELGVYVSDIRAHMAQYYAFQAAHPTDTYPIEVAEAVFNYGDFTTMLTGISPDQVTRMITGVPWYSTRLRPAISSALSSDGIYTAIPN, encoded by the coding sequence aTGGTCAAACTAACTTCAATCGCTGCTGGTGTCGCTGCTATCGCTGCCGGCGTCGCCGCTGCCCCTGCCACCACTACATTAGCTCCATCCGACGAAAGAGTTAACTTAGTTGAATTGGGTGTCTACGTTTCTGATATCAGAGCTCATATGGCCCAGTATTACGCTTTTCAAGCCGCCCACCCTACTGATACGTACCCAATTGAAGTTGCTGAAGCTGTTTTCAACTACGGCGATTTCACTACCATGTTGACCGGCATTTCACCCGACCAAGTCACTAGAATGATTACCGGTGTTCCATGGTACTCCACCAGATTGAGACCAGCCATCTCCAGTGCTTTATCCAGCGACGGTATCTACACCGCTATTCCAAACTAG
- the RML2 gene encoding mitochondrial 54S ribosomal protein uL2m, whose protein sequence is MLVLGSLRSVLWSSSTASLIGKKSPCYTYGILYRGFSQSVKTWQENVLKDESSLNLTPRLLKIVPNDTDIVTLEKQDELIKRRRKLSKEVTQMKKLKPVSPGLRWYRSPIYPYLYKGRPVRALTVVRKKHGGRNNSGKITVRHQGGGHKNRTRLVDFNRWESGSQTVQRIEYDPGRSSHIALLKHSATGELSYIIACDGLRPGDIVESYRKGIPQTLLDEMGGKVDPAILSVKTTQRGNCLPISMIPIGTIVHNVGITPVGPAKFCRSAGTYARVLAKLPEKKKAVVRLQSGEHRYVSLEAIATVGVVSNIDHQNRSLGKAGRSRWLGIRPTVRGVAMNKCDHPHGGGRGKSKSNKLSMSPWGQLAKGYKTRRGKNQNTMKVKDRPRGKDKRL, encoded by the coding sequence ATGTTGGTGCTAGGGTCTCTTAGGTCGGTGCTGTGGTCCAGTTCCACAGCGTCGCTTATTGGGAAGAAGAGCCCTTGTTATACATATGGTATTTTATACCGAGGTTTCTCTCAAAGTGTTAAAACGTGGCAAGAAAATGTGTTGAAAGACGAGTCCAGCTTGAATCTTACTCCACGGTTGTTGAAGATTGTTCCTAATGATACGGATATCGTGACCCTTGAGAAGCAGGATGAATTAATCAAAAGACGTCGTAAACTTTCGAAGGAAGTCACTcaaatgaagaaactgaaacCGGTTTCACCTGGTTTAAGATGGTATCGCTCCCCCATCTATCCATACTTGTATAAAGGTCGTCCTGTGAGAGCTCTGACTGTTGTTCGGAAGAAGCACGGTGGTAGGAATAATTCAGGGAAGATTACCGTCCGCCATCAAGGTGGTGGCCATAAAAATAGAACGAGGTTGGTAGATTTCAACAGATGGGAAAGTGGGTCTCAAACAGTTCAACGAATCGAATACGATCCAGGCAGATCCTCTCATATCGCGCTACTGAAACATAGTGCGACTGGCGAATTATCTTATATTATTGCTTGTGATGGTTTACGTCCAGGCGATATTGTCGAATCGTACAGGAAAGGTATTCCTCAAACTTTATTAGATGAAATGGGTGGGAAGGTCGATCCTGCTATCTTGAGTGTCAAAACTACGCAGAGAGGTAACTGTTTACCTATCTCTATGATTCCTATCGGTACTATTGTTCATAACGTCGGTATAACACCCGTTGGACCTGCTAAATTCTGCCGTTCTGCAGGTACATATGCAAGAGTTCTTGCGAAACTGCctgagaaaaagaaagccgTTGTTAGGCTACAAAGTGGTGAGCATCGTTATGTCTCTTTGGAAGCCATTGCTACCGTTGGTGTGGTCTCCAACATTGACCACCAGAACAGGTCTCTCGGTAAAGCCGGTAGATCAAGATGGTTAGGAATAAGGCCCACCGTCAGAGGTGTTGCCATGAACAAGTGTGACCATCCTCATGGTGGTGGTCGTGGTAAATCTAAGTCTAACAAATTGTCAATGTCTCCTTGGGGACAATTGGCAAAAGGCTACAAGACTAGAAGAGGTAAGAATCAAAATACAATGAAAGTGAAAGACAGACCAAGAGGAAAAGACAAGAGATTATAA